A portion of the Solea senegalensis isolate Sse05_10M linkage group LG17, IFAPA_SoseM_1, whole genome shotgun sequence genome contains these proteins:
- the LOC122784522 gene encoding uncharacterized protein LOC122784522 — MGQKLEKPSEKDEESRNNSECSEQTGVTEQPETREQGESRDEDDDGRFGRISRISISGSPAGHTGELTVNPARTDNQTGQPIRPLCQPEHPLNTTDKWVGGDRESLSVTRTVEDSKTVLNRKEARQTSNKNRGSESKAAVFTWTTAMEGQGYGMKSETGCSKLGPDIKSRGLSGSFDPRNEEDFVVLERDETWTSFDGESNLSGNMITRKNLQSSAKGRVEEDTSAPYLPKPSRNTPQEKVYESKSRRLSDTLLVMPDTEETCAGSSPTACLQSERGQHLAEVTGSRCRLKGVVHVGAAHTEATGRGKAEREQVMKDQREGQVATHQSKQNNGTGGLESMRDTEGCFVTQEEEHGENLGFIAQNVDQSNQNRFAGAVSKRARAGIISSSGKKDDGQAFDSRTTNANPPRSERTQARDNPSLSMDVLSPGSEGYDGKMQKVISKTENEHVRLSAVITPPPQTHLLPKKDTKVTTQLDREQIVPEAVPTGDSKDEPMPKEKLRVKGPPPPVPKKPKNPFIKLKTAQLLSTDVQRRGRDHRSEEKVKRRHTFHFNKDLRCNTAKNQDMCMLWDDRGPYIPPTNTRRLSADLGPCQRLSLGRMDEQYGDMIDYDFCERMANLSPDEDMQDLDMLQRRIFFERRSRNKSSPPPVAKKAQNPSASTEALHITEVARDLEIQRLKSACLRKREICPEPPTEIISNNSHANYGKCRDVTDHRADRDSGSEVDSYKPVSKLIKEKNQMQRLQGRVKSEAVKPEVRAPEQGPSVKVSQMKTAFDVPKRSKERQAEVQPSPKKGSCLGQEHSEKP, encoded by the exons ATGGGCCAGAAGCTGGAGAAGCCTTCGGAAAAAGATGAAGAGTCACGCAATAATTCGGAATGTTCTGAGCAAACAGGAGTGACAGAACAGCCCGAGACAAGAGAACAAGGTGAGAGCagagatgaggatgatgatggccGTTTTGGTAGGATTAGCAGGATCAGTATCAGTGGCTCACCGGCTGGGCATACAGGGGAGCTCACAGTCAATCCTGCACGTACAGACAACCAAACTGGGCAACCAATCAGGCCTCTGTGTCAGCCAGAGCACCCTCTCAACACCACAGACAAATGGGTGGGTGGAGACAGGGAGAGTCTGAGTGTCACTCGAACTGTCGAGGATTCAAAAACTGTCCTGAACCGTAAAGAGGCGAGACAAACTTCTAACAAGAACCGAGGCTCTGAGAGTAAGGCTGCAGTCTTTACTTGGACTACAGCTATGGAGGGGCAGGGATATGGAATGAAATCCGAAACTGGCTGCAGCAAGCTTGGTCCTGACATTAAAAGCAGGGGTCTGTCAGGGTCATTTGATCCCCGTAATGAAGAGGACTTTGTGGTGCTGGAGAGGGATGAAACCTGGACATCTTTCGATGGAGAAAGCAATCTTTCAGGTAACATGATAACAAGGAAGAATCTTCAATCATCTGCTAAAGGGAGAGTTGAAGAAGACACATCTGCTCCCTACCTTCCAAAACCTTCCAGGAATACTCCTCAGGAAAAGGTGTATGAAAGTAAAAGCAGACGATTATCTGACACACTTCTGGTGATGCCAGACACTGAGGAAACATGTGCTGGGAGTTCACCCACTGCGTGTTTGCAGAGTGAAAGGGGGCAACATTTGGCTGAAGTGACAGGCAGCAGGTGTCGGCTAAAAGGAGTCGTTCATGTTGGAGCTGCCCACACTGAGGCAACTGGGAGAGGAAAGGCAGAGCGAGAACAAGTCATGAAAGACCAACGCGAGGGGCAAGTTGCTACTcaccaatcaaaacaaaacaacggcACTGGTGGTTTGGAAAGCATGCGTGATACAGAAGGTTGTTTTGTTACACAGGAAGAGGAACATGGGGAGAATTTAGGATTTATTGcacaaaatgttgatcaatCCAACCAAAACAGATTTGCTGGTGCTGTCTCTAAGAGGGCTAGAGCAGGTATTATCAGTTCAAGTGGTAAGAAAGATGATGGCCAAGCCTTTGACTCTCGTACCACAAATGCCAACCCCCCTAGATCTGAAAGAACACAAGCCCGAGACAATCCCTCACTTTCAATGGATGTTCTGTCACCAGGCAGTGAAGGCTATGATGGAAAGATGCAGAAAGTGATCTCAAAGACGGAGAATGAACATGTCCGCTTGTCTGCTGTCATCACCCCTCCACCTCAAACTCACCTGTTGCCtaagaaagacacaaaagtgACAACACAACTCGATAGAGAACAGATAGTTCCTGAAGCTGTGCCTACCGGTGATTCTAAGGACGAGCCTATGCCAAAAGAGAAGCTCAGAGTAAAAGGTCCACCTCCACCTGTtcccaaaaaacccaaaaacccaTTTATAAAGCTCAAAACTGCACAATTATTGTCTACTGATGTTCAACGAAGAGGAAGAGATCATCGTTCTGAGGAGAAGGTCAAGAGAAGGCACACTTTCCATTTTAACAAAGACCTTAGATGCAACACAGCAAAAAACCAGGACATGTGCATGCTGTGGGACGACAGAGGCCCTTACATCCCTCCAACCAACACACGCCGGCTCTCTGCTGACCTCGGCCCATGTCAACGTCTTTCACTTGGACGCATGGATGAACAGTACGGAGACATGATTGACTATGACTTCTGTGAACGCATGGCAAATCTGTCTCCGGATGAAGACATGCAAGACCTTGATATGTTGCAGAGAAGGATATTCTTCGAGAGACGATCCAGAAATAAAAGTTCACCTCCACCTGTCGCGAAAAAGGCCCAAAATCCGTCTGCATCCACAGAGGCTCTGCACATAACAGAGGTTGCCCGGGACCTAGAAATCCAAAGACTAAAATCTGCTTGTTTAAGGAAAAGAGAAATCTGCCCTGAGCCCCCAACTGAGATAATCAGCAACAACAGCCATGCTAACTATGGTAAATGTAGAGATGTCACTGACCATAGAGCTGACAGGGATTCAGGCAGTGAGGTGGATTCTTATAAGCCCGTGTCAAAACTTATcaaggaaaaaaatcaaatgcagAGACTGCAGGGTCGGGTCAAATCTGAGGCGGTTAAACCTGAGGTTCGAGCGCCAGAGCAGGGTCCAAGTGTGAAAGTATCCCAGATGAAGACCGCCTTTGATGTCCCAAAGAGGTCCaaagagagacaggcagaggtCCAACCATCTCCAAAGAAAG GCAGTTGCCTTGGGCAAGAACACTCGGAAAAACcatag